Proteins encoded in a region of the Spirochaetaceae bacterium genome:
- a CDS encoding AI-2E family transporter, translating to MQRKHIQDAFFIVLLVALSAAFIRLLVPLLVAVVIAVILALVLRHPVSWLTRHGMKRGKATVLIILGLVVIGSGPVALLTSLVIAEVEEGAHVIRTEWPRLLSWVQSKLPGVRALMAEYQIEERISALIGDAAAQALSASRAALQSAAGIALRGVVVIYLVIYLLIDGEELMKYIYRLLPLDRAHARELLQRAANTLDATVLGTLFIGVIEGTFGAVLFAAFGFPSPTLWGLVMVIMSVLPLLGINVIIVPAGIIAIVLGDVGRGIGLIAVGVAGTVVSQNLIRPKLVGDRAGLHPALVLVSTLGGLVSLGLIGFIVGPVIATLAMILWEQLAVRRADPNGGAAGEDASDDAAPAGGAPKPP from the coding sequence GTGCAACGTAAGCATATCCAGGACGCGTTCTTCATCGTGCTGCTGGTCGCGCTCAGCGCGGCGTTCATCCGCCTGCTGGTGCCGCTGCTGGTGGCGGTCGTGATCGCCGTGATCCTGGCGCTGGTGCTGCGCCACCCGGTGAGCTGGCTGACCCGCCACGGCATGAAGCGCGGCAAGGCCACCGTGCTGATCATCCTCGGCCTGGTGGTGATCGGCTCGGGGCCGGTAGCGCTGCTGACCAGCCTGGTCATCGCCGAGGTGGAGGAGGGAGCACACGTCATACGCACCGAGTGGCCGCGCCTGCTCTCCTGGGTACAGAGCAAGCTGCCCGGCGTGCGGGCGCTGATGGCGGAGTACCAGATCGAGGAACGCATCTCGGCGCTGATCGGCGACGCCGCCGCGCAGGCGTTGAGCGCGTCGCGCGCCGCCCTGCAGAGCGCCGCCGGCATCGCGCTGCGCGGCGTGGTGGTGATCTACCTGGTGATCTACCTGCTCATCGACGGCGAAGAGCTGATGAAGTACATCTACCGCCTGCTGCCGCTCGACCGCGCCCACGCCCGCGAGCTGCTGCAGCGCGCCGCCAACACGCTGGACGCCACCGTGCTCGGCACCCTGTTCATCGGCGTCATCGAGGGCACCTTCGGCGCGGTGCTGTTCGCGGCGTTCGGCTTCCCGTCGCCCACGCTGTGGGGCTTGGTCATGGTGATCATGTCGGTGCTCCCGCTGCTCGGCATCAACGTCATCATCGTGCCGGCCGGCATCATCGCCATCGTGCTCGGCGACGTGGGGCGCGGCATCGGGCTGATCGCGGTCGGCGTTGCCGGCACCGTGGTGAGCCAGAACCTGATTCGGCCCAAGCTGGTGGGCGACCGCGCCGGCCTGCACCCGGCCCTCGTGCTGGTGTCGACCCTCGGCGGCCTGGTGTCGCTGGGCCTGATCGGCTTCATCGTCGGGCCGGTCATCGCCACCCTGGCGATGATCCTGTGGGAGCAGCTCGCGGTACGCCGCGCGGACCCCAACGGCGGTGCGGCCGGCGAAGACGCATCGGACGATGCAGCCCCGGCCGGCGGCGCTCCGAAGCCCCCGTAG
- a CDS encoding L-rhamnose mutarotase, with protein MGQIQRFGMVIGIRPEKLAEYQGLHADDHPGVRDLLAAAHMRNFSIYLQQFPDGSHYLFGYYEYDGDDYDADMARLAAEPRNQEWLATCGPMQIPFPGEPTWKQMQRVYYQA; from the coding sequence ATGGGTCAGATACAACGCTTCGGCATGGTGATCGGCATCAGGCCGGAGAAGCTCGCCGAGTACCAGGGCCTGCACGCCGACGACCACCCCGGCGTGCGCGACCTGCTCGCCGCCGCGCACATGCGCAACTTCTCCATCTACCTGCAGCAGTTCCCGGACGGCAGCCACTACCTGTTCGGCTACTACGAGTACGACGGCGACGACTACGACGCCGACATGGCGCGCCTGGCCGCCGAGCCGCGCAACCAGGAGTGGCTGGCCACCTGCGGCCCGATGCAGATCCCGTTCCCCGGCGAACCCACCTGGAAGCAGATGCAACGCGTCTACTACCAAGCCTGA
- the rhaI gene encoding L-rhamnose isomerase has product MDAYQRLADDLAASGVDVDAVKERLAAQAIETPSWGYGNSGTRFKVFPWPGAPRNVYEKLDDAAYVHRLTGAAPTVALHIPWDRVDDWPALGQYAHERGVGIGAINPNVFQDESYQLGSVCHPRAAVRERAVAHMVDCCAVMQATGSGLLSVWLADGTNYAGQDSMSDRKARLERALAEVYAHLPDGARMLIEYKFFEPGFYHTDLADWGIAYATALKLGPRAEVLVDTGHHALSTNIAHIVSYLLAEGRLGGFHFNSRRYADDDLIVGSGNPFELFEIFCELVSAGDAAANVAYMIDQSHNIEPKLEAMLVSVLNCQSAYAKALIVDYPLLRERQAAGDVLGAHRVYVDAFETDVRPLLAQVRRERDLPPDPLATLRADDYAARVAAERGTAETGGGGYPG; this is encoded by the coding sequence ATGGATGCATATCAGCGGCTGGCGGACGACCTCGCCGCCTCCGGCGTGGACGTGGATGCGGTCAAGGAGAGGCTCGCGGCGCAGGCGATCGAGACGCCCTCCTGGGGCTACGGCAACAGCGGCACCCGGTTCAAGGTGTTCCCGTGGCCGGGAGCGCCGCGCAATGTCTACGAGAAGCTCGACGATGCCGCCTACGTCCACCGCCTTACCGGGGCGGCGCCTACCGTGGCGCTGCACATTCCGTGGGACCGGGTGGACGACTGGCCCGCGCTCGGGCAGTACGCGCACGAGCGCGGCGTCGGCATCGGAGCGATCAATCCCAACGTGTTCCAGGACGAGAGCTACCAGCTCGGCAGCGTGTGTCATCCGCGGGCGGCCGTGCGCGAGCGCGCGGTGGCGCACATGGTCGACTGCTGCGCGGTGATGCAGGCGACCGGCAGCGGCCTGCTCAGCGTGTGGCTCGCCGACGGCACCAACTATGCCGGCCAGGACAGCATGAGCGACCGCAAGGCGCGGCTGGAGCGGGCCCTGGCGGAGGTCTACGCCCACCTGCCGGACGGCGCGCGCATGTTGATCGAGTACAAGTTCTTCGAGCCCGGTTTCTATCACACCGACCTGGCCGACTGGGGCATCGCCTACGCCACCGCCCTCAAGCTCGGTCCGCGGGCCGAGGTGCTGGTCGACACCGGCCATCACGCGCTGTCCACCAACATCGCTCATATCGTCAGCTACCTGCTTGCCGAGGGCCGGCTCGGCGGCTTCCACTTCAACTCGCGCCGCTACGCGGACGACGACCTGATCGTCGGCAGCGGCAACCCGTTCGAACTGTTCGAGATCTTCTGCGAGCTGGTCAGCGCCGGCGACGCGGCGGCGAACGTGGCCTACATGATCGACCAGAGCCACAACATTGAGCCCAAGCTGGAGGCGATGCTGGTCAGCGTGCTCAACTGCCAGTCCGCCTATGCCAAGGCGCTGATCGTCGACTACCCGCTGCTGCGCGAGCGGCAGGCGGCCGGCGACGTGCTCGGCGCGCACCGGGTGTACGTGGACGCGTTCGAAACCGACGTGCGACCGCTGCTGGCGCAGGTCCGGCGCGAGCGGGACCTGCCGCCCGACCCGCTGGCCACGCTGCGCGCCGACGACTACGCCGCCCGCGTCGCCGCCGAGCGCGGCACCGCCGAAACCGGCGGCGGCGGATACCCGGGATAG
- a CDS encoding aminopeptidase, with protein sequence MADPRYQRLADVIVHHACRVTAGDKVLIEAFDMPERFLVVLIDTVAAAGGHPLCMTKSNRVLRALYRNATEEQMAVWGSVERRQMEQVQCYVGLRGSHNSTELGDVPHDRYAHYSRHVWHAVHTSLRIRNTRWVVLRWPTPSMAQQAQMSSDAFEDFYFDVCTVDYPAMARSMEPLRELMERTDRVRIVGPGTDLSFSIRGIPVVGCSGERNIPDGEMFTSPVRDSVHGTLAINTPSLNRGMVFDGIRLRFEAGRIVEADANHRDDLNRILDTDEGARYVGEFSLGFNPRIMQPMLDTLFDEKIAGSFHFTPGQAYEEADNGNRSEVHWDLVVIQRPEFGGGEIWFDDRLIRKDGLFVVDELLALNP encoded by the coding sequence ATGGCCGATCCCCGTTATCAGCGTCTCGCCGACGTCATCGTGCACCATGCCTGCCGGGTGACCGCGGGCGACAAGGTGCTCATCGAGGCTTTCGACATGCCGGAGCGGTTTCTCGTGGTGCTCATCGACACGGTCGCCGCCGCCGGCGGCCATCCCCTGTGCATGACCAAGAGCAACCGCGTGCTGCGCGCGCTGTACCGCAACGCCACCGAGGAACAGATGGCGGTGTGGGGCAGCGTCGAGCGGCGCCAGATGGAGCAGGTGCAGTGCTACGTCGGCCTGCGCGGCAGCCACAACAGCACCGAGCTCGGCGACGTGCCGCACGACCGGTACGCGCACTACTCGCGCCACGTTTGGCACGCCGTGCACACCTCGCTGCGGATCAGGAACACGCGCTGGGTGGTGCTGCGCTGGCCGACGCCGTCGATGGCGCAACAGGCGCAGATGAGCAGCGACGCGTTCGAGGACTTCTACTTCGACGTGTGCACGGTCGACTACCCGGCGATGGCGCGCTCCATGGAGCCGCTGCGCGAGTTGATGGAACGCACCGACCGGGTGCGCATCGTGGGGCCGGGAACCGACCTGAGCTTCTCCATTCGGGGCATCCCGGTGGTGGGCTGCTCGGGCGAGCGCAACATTCCCGACGGCGAGATGTTCACCAGTCCGGTGCGCGACTCGGTGCACGGCACGCTGGCGATCAACACCCCCAGCCTGAACCGCGGCATGGTGTTCGACGGCATCCGCCTGCGGTTCGAAGCGGGCCGGATCGTGGAGGCGGACGCCAACCACCGCGACGACCTGAACCGGATCCTGGACACCGACGAGGGCGCGCGTTACGTGGGCGAGTTTTCGCTCGGCTTCAACCCGCGCATCATGCAGCCGATGCTGGATACGCTGTTCGACGAGAAGATCGCCGGATCGTTTCACTTCACTCCGGGCCAGGCGTACGAGGAGGCCGACAACGGCAACCGCTCCGAGGTGCACTGGGACCTGGTGGTGATTCAGCGGCCCGAGTTCGGCGGCGGCGAGATTTGGTTCGACGATCGCCTGATCCGCAAGGACGGGCTGTTCGTGGTGGACGAGCTGTTGGCGCTCAACCCGTAA